The bacterium genome has a window encoding:
- a CDS encoding ABC transporter permease gives MGGYLFKRVLQAVPLLIGVSFVAFVILRLAPGGPMAVYAQNPSMTEADMRRIEHLLGLDQPIHVQYVRWASGMLSGHLGYSYRTGRPVGAIILERVPATIELMGAAYLIAITFGITTGVVSALRRYSLFDYLATPAAMIGLSVPTFWFGLIVIIVFAATLHWIPSGGLSSLGSPFSARDRFIHLVGPASVLGLWMTATWSRYTRSSVLEVIGQDYIRTARAKGLRAAAVLQRHTLRNALIPLITLGGLEFRNLFGGALVTETVFSWPGVGRLYLDSLNYQDYSVILGLLLVTSAMVLAGSLLADLCYALVDPRIRMA, from the coding sequence ATGGGAGGATATCTCTTCAAGCGGGTGCTCCAGGCGGTCCCTCTCCTGATCGGCGTCTCGTTCGTTGCCTTCGTCATCCTTCGGCTCGCCCCGGGCGGCCCTATGGCCGTCTACGCCCAGAACCCCAGCATGACCGAGGCCGATATGCGCCGGATCGAGCATCTCCTGGGGTTGGATCAACCGATCCACGTGCAGTACGTGCGATGGGCCTCCGGCATGCTGAGCGGCCATCTCGGGTATTCCTATCGGACCGGACGTCCGGTTGGGGCGATCATTCTCGAGCGCGTGCCGGCTACGATCGAGTTAATGGGCGCTGCCTATCTGATTGCGATCACGTTCGGGATCACCACGGGAGTCGTGAGCGCCCTGCGCCGCTATAGCCTTTTTGACTACCTCGCCACCCCGGCGGCCATGATCGGGCTCTCCGTACCCACCTTCTGGTTTGGGCTCATCGTGATCATCGTGTTCGCGGCGACCCTCCACTGGATTCCTTCTGGCGGCCTCTCATCGCTGGGCTCGCCGTTCTCGGCGAGAGACCGTTTCATTCACCTCGTCGGGCCCGCCTCCGTGCTCGGACTCTGGATGACGGCCACGTGGAGCCGGTACACTCGGTCGAGCGTACTGGAGGTCATTGGCCAGGATTACATCCGGACGGCACGAGCCAAGGGACTTCGCGCAGCCGCGGTCCTCCAGCGCCATACGCTGAGGAACGCGTTGATTCCCTTGATCACGCTGGGAGGATTAGAGTTCCGGAATCTCTTCGGTGGGGCGCTGGTGACCGAGACCGTGTTCTCATGGCCGGGTGTCGGACGGCTGTACCTCGACTCGTTGAATTACCAGGACTACTCGGTGATCCTCGGGCTCCTACTGGTCACCTCGGCAATGGTGCTCGCGGGCAGTCTCCTCGCCGACCTCTGCTATGCGCTCGTCGATCCGCGCATCCGGATGGCGTAG
- a CDS encoding ABC transporter ATP-binding protein codes for MMSSAPTSDGQLLLEFRDVDTYYGELHALKRVNYEIRAGEIVCLLGGNASGKSTTMKTVLGLVRPARGTVFYRGEPINGLPTSERVRRGIAPVPEARRLFPKMTVYENLEMGAYTREDLTGIEQDLERVYTLFPRVKERRNQLAGTLSGGEQQMVAIGRALMARPSLLCMDEPSMGLSPILVEQVFDIIKEINRQGTTIFVVEQNANMALSIATRGYVLQTGQVVLSGTAQSLRENEMIRSAYLGELKTA; via the coding sequence ATGATGTCATCCGCGCCTACCTCGGACGGACAGCTGCTGCTGGAGTTTAGGGACGTCGACACGTACTACGGCGAGCTCCACGCCCTCAAGCGGGTGAACTACGAGATTCGCGCGGGCGAGATCGTATGTTTGCTGGGCGGGAACGCATCGGGAAAATCTACGACGATGAAGACTGTCTTGGGGCTCGTACGGCCGGCTCGGGGGACTGTGTTCTACCGCGGGGAGCCGATCAACGGGTTACCCACCTCGGAGCGGGTCAGGCGGGGGATCGCGCCGGTGCCTGAGGCCCGGCGGCTGTTTCCCAAGATGACCGTCTACGAAAACCTCGAGATGGGCGCGTATACGAGGGAGGATCTTACCGGAATCGAGCAGGACCTGGAGCGCGTCTACACCCTTTTCCCGCGGGTCAAGGAGCGGCGCAACCAGCTTGCCGGGACGCTGTCCGGCGGCGAGCAGCAGATGGTGGCGATCGGGCGGGCGCTCATGGCCCGGCCGAGCCTCCTGTGCATGGACGAGCCATCGATGGGGCTCTCACCGATCCTCGTGGAGCAGGTGTTCGACATCATCAAGGAGATCAACCGTCAGGGCACGACGATCTTCGTCGTAGAACAGAATGCCAACATGGCGCTCTCGATCGCCACGCGGGGTTACGTGCTCCAGACGGGCCAGGTGGTGCTTTCGGGGACGGCGCAGAGCCTGCGCGAGAACGAGATGATCCGAAGCGCCTACCTGGGCGAGTTGAAGACCGCCTGA
- a CDS encoding branched-chain amino acid ABC transporter ATP-binding protein/permease, which produces MVQNGGDIDAAANACAFAILALGLNIVVGFAGLLDLGYAAFFAIGAYVYGILASGQVTPPWNDAWQALQWLGLVSRYHIEGAPDVVQLHFSFWLMLPGAAVVAALFGVLFGAPTLRLKGDYLAIVTLGFGEIVPIVVRNTPKLTNGAMGLNGVNSPQAFGYRFGVNSTPYYYLGVFMIALLIFISYRLRDSRIGRAWMAIREDEIAAGAMGVNRSRLKLLAFAIGAAFAGATGTFYIAKLTTATPDMFQFPVSVMVLVMVVLGGIGSVPGVVLGALILQLLQSWFLQDLTQWTHALGRLVQSEWLQQLELVQGIELIFGIILVMMMLYRRGGLIPATRRTASLSMTEEAAAPSRGGIGVSLSRIEKVEVSQGTPMLETAGLTKRFGGISAVNSVDLIVPPHTVVGLIGPNGSGKTTFFNLVTGLDSPDSGRVRFAGEDITGLPAHAIVQKGIARTFQTLRLFGNMTVLDNVLVGMHARTRTNAVGAVFRPPSTRAEERESREWAIEVLHVFGNRLVPRVNHLASSLSYANRRRLEIARAIASRPKLLLLDEPTAGMNPAETLELADQIRSLRTFGITVLLIEHKMNVVNEISDKVAVLDYGEKIAEGTVKEVQRNDDVIRAYLGRTAAAGV; this is translated from the coding sequence TGGGATCCTTGCCTCCGGACAGGTCACCCCGCCGTGGAACGACGCCTGGCAGGCACTCCAGTGGCTGGGGCTCGTCAGTCGATATCACATCGAAGGAGCTCCGGACGTCGTGCAGCTCCACTTCTCCTTCTGGCTGATGCTCCCGGGCGCCGCGGTGGTCGCTGCCCTTTTTGGGGTTCTCTTTGGCGCGCCTACCCTTCGGTTGAAGGGTGACTATCTGGCGATCGTCACCCTGGGCTTCGGCGAGATTGTCCCGATCGTTGTGCGCAATACCCCGAAGCTGACGAACGGGGCAATGGGGCTCAACGGGGTGAACTCCCCACAGGCCTTCGGGTACCGATTCGGGGTCAACTCGACGCCCTATTACTATTTAGGTGTTTTCATGATAGCTCTACTTATATTTATCAGCTACCGGTTGAGGGACTCCCGGATCGGGCGGGCCTGGATGGCGATTCGCGAGGATGAGATCGCCGCAGGCGCCATGGGGGTCAACCGATCGCGTCTGAAGTTGCTGGCGTTCGCCATTGGGGCTGCGTTTGCCGGCGCCACCGGCACCTTCTACATCGCAAAGCTCACGACCGCCACCCCAGACATGTTTCAGTTCCCGGTATCGGTGATGGTGCTCGTGATGGTCGTCTTGGGTGGGATTGGGAGCGTCCCGGGTGTGGTGCTGGGGGCGCTCATCCTCCAACTCCTGCAGTCCTGGTTTTTACAAGATTTGACTCAGTGGACCCACGCACTCGGCCGGCTCGTGCAGAGTGAGTGGCTCCAGCAACTCGAACTCGTCCAAGGGATCGAGCTGATCTTCGGAATCATCCTCGTGATGATGATGCTGTACCGTCGCGGCGGTCTCATCCCTGCCACCCGAAGGACCGCATCCCTGTCCATGACCGAGGAGGCCGCGGCTCCGTCCCGCGGTGGAATTGGGGTCTCACTGAGCCGCATCGAGAAGGTGGAGGTATCACAGGGGACCCCAATGCTGGAGACCGCCGGCCTCACCAAGCGGTTTGGTGGGATCAGCGCGGTGAACAGTGTGGACCTGATCGTCCCTCCCCATACCGTCGTCGGCCTGATCGGGCCCAACGGCTCCGGCAAGACGACGTTCTTCAACCTCGTGACCGGTCTTGATAGCCCGGACAGCGGCCGGGTGCGGTTCGCGGGCGAGGACATCACGGGATTGCCGGCCCACGCCATCGTCCAGAAAGGCATTGCCCGGACCTTCCAGACGCTGCGCCTGTTCGGGAACATGACCGTGCTCGACAATGTCCTCGTGGGGATGCACGCGCGGACCCGGACCAACGCCGTCGGCGCAGTCTTCCGGCCGCCATCGACGCGTGCTGAGGAACGCGAGTCTCGGGAATGGGCGATCGAGGTGTTGCACGTCTTCGGGAACCGGCTCGTCCCTCGAGTGAACCACCTGGCCAGCAGCCTCTCTTACGCAAACCGGCGGCGGCTCGAGATCGCACGCGCGATCGCCTCACGCCCTAAACTCTTGCTGCTGGACGAGCCGACCGCCGGAATGAACCCTGCGGAGACCCTCGAACTGGCGGACCAGATTCGGAGCCTTCGGACCTTCGGCATCACCGTTTTGCTCATCGAGCACAAGATGAACGTCGTGAACGAGATCTCCGACAAGGTCGCCGTCCTGGACTACGGTGAGAAGATCGCAGAAGGCACAGTGAAGGAGGTTCAGCGGAACGATGATGTCATCCGCGCCTACCTCGGACGGACAGCTGCTGCTGGAGTTTAG
- a CDS encoding ABC transporter permease, which translates to MNKAEAIGANPRAGAPRMLAPHSRASIVWRRFLRNRLGSVGAFVVVLLVLLAVFAPALTPRNPLYIDMAYKFAPPGQHGFPLGADELGRDILSRLLHAGRVSLAVGLITALIAVVVGSVLGAVAGFHGGVVDVVIMRLADVLLSMPTIFLLLGLSAFLKPTMLTITLIIGLNSWMAVARLVRGQILAIKQQEFVAAARAIGSTDLRLIFRELLPNAMAPVLVAATLTVATAILLESALSYLGYGIQPPTASWGNMLNNAQTYVFSAPWAAIFPGMMITLTVLSFNFAGDGLRDALDPRLTFS; encoded by the coding sequence ATGAACAAGGCCGAAGCGATCGGGGCGAATCCGCGGGCCGGAGCGCCACGCATGCTCGCGCCGCACAGCCGGGCGTCCATAGTCTGGCGGAGGTTTCTCCGCAACCGGCTCGGGTCGGTAGGGGCGTTCGTGGTGGTCTTGCTCGTCCTCCTGGCGGTTTTCGCGCCGGCACTAACGCCTCGGAATCCGCTGTACATCGATATGGCGTACAAGTTCGCTCCGCCGGGGCAGCACGGCTTTCCGCTCGGCGCGGACGAGTTGGGTCGCGACATCCTGAGCCGTCTCCTCCACGCGGGCCGCGTCTCGCTCGCCGTCGGGCTGATCACCGCGTTGATCGCGGTGGTGGTGGGCTCCGTCCTCGGCGCCGTCGCCGGGTTTCACGGGGGCGTGGTCGACGTCGTGATCATGCGCCTCGCGGACGTCCTCCTCTCGATGCCGACCATCTTCTTGCTCCTGGGGTTGTCCGCTTTTCTCAAACCCACGATGCTCACCATCACGCTCATCATCGGCCTGAACTCATGGATGGCGGTCGCCCGGCTCGTGCGCGGTCAGATCCTGGCCATCAAACAGCAGGAGTTCGTCGCCGCCGCTCGGGCGATCGGCTCGACCGATCTCCGCCTCATCTTCCGTGAGCTACTCCCCAACGCGATGGCGCCCGTACTGGTGGCGGCCACGCTGACCGTGGCCACGGCCATCCTCTTGGAGTCGGCGCTGAGCTACCTAGGGTACGGGATCCAACCGCCCACGGCCAGCTGGGGCAACATGCTGAACAACGCCCAGACCTACGTCTTCTCCGCGCCATGGGCGGCGATTTTCCCGGGGATGATGATCACCCTCACCGTGCTGAGCTTCAACTTTGCCGGCGACGGGCTCCGGGACGCCCTGGATCCTCGGCTCACATTCTCGTGA